In one Rhodoflexus caldus genomic region, the following are encoded:
- a CDS encoding putative quinol monooxygenase has protein sequence MPTLPTGLKITAFMLMICACTHTDRIRQGKNHAPMVVRIAEITIDSAYREEYITILKENAAASVRAEPGVIAIYPMFQKEKPLEIRILEIYTSKEAYEAHLQTPHFKQYKSSTLHMVKSLRLVDMEAIDRETMQQIFRKIGR, from the coding sequence ATGCCAACCTTACCAACCGGCCTGAAAATAACGGCGTTCATGCTGATGATTTGCGCCTGTACCCATACCGACAGGATTCGGCAGGGGAAAAACCATGCACCAATGGTAGTTCGTATTGCAGAAATTACAATTGATTCGGCCTATCGGGAGGAATATATTACCATCCTCAAAGAAAATGCAGCCGCTTCCGTGAGGGCAGAGCCGGGCGTAATTGCCATTTACCCGATGTTTCAAAAAGAAAAACCTTTGGAAATCAGGATTTTAGAGATTTATACAAGCAAAGAAGCCTACGAGGCGCACCTGCAAACCCCGCATTTCAAACAATACAAGTCTTCCACACTTCACATGGTCAAATCGTTGCGATTGGTGGATATGGAGGCGATAGACCGCGAAACCATGCAACAGATATTCCGAAAAATCGGTCGGTGA
- a CDS encoding BlaI/MecI/CopY family transcriptional regulator: MKQEHLKPTESELEILQVLWAKGASTVREVNEQLNLRRETGYTTTLKIMQIMTEKGLLTRDESQRTHVYSAAVQEQDTQKQLLDKFLDSVFKGSTTNLVMQALGNSQTTADELREIRKLIDDIEKGGAK, encoded by the coding sequence ATGAAACAGGAACATTTGAAACCTACGGAATCTGAATTGGAGATTCTGCAAGTACTGTGGGCAAAAGGTGCATCTACGGTGCGCGAAGTCAATGAGCAGCTCAATTTGCGCCGCGAGACCGGTTATACGACCACCCTCAAAATCATGCAGATTATGACCGAAAAGGGTTTGCTCACCCGCGATGAAAGCCAGCGCACACATGTGTACAGTGCTGCCGTACAAGAGCAGGATACGCAAAAGCAGTTGTTAGACAAATTTTTAGACAGCGTATTTAAAGGCTCAACCACAAACTTGGTGATGCAGGCATTGGGCAACAGCCAAACCACCGCCGATGAACTGCGCGAAATCCGCAAGTTGATTGACGATATAGAGAAAGGAGGTGCAAAATGA